TCCATGTCCAGGAGTAGTTTGCCAGAACAAAATGAGctccatgctgtgtgtgtgtgtgtgtgtgtgtgtgtgtgtgtgtgtgtgtgtgtgcacttttttgatttgttgtttttatcttattgagttttttgtttattttggactttgatctttttgtatttttaagagaaaatgagaggaagaaagaagggaaaatatgAAGTTGGGTAGGTAGGGAGGTGAAGAGTAGGAAGAAttagaggagggaaaggaatatAATCAAATTATATTATATGACAAAAATTTAATAGAAAAACCAAGGCTTTCGAGCAATCAATGAAACAGATCAACTGTCTAGAGGAAAAGCAATTCCTTCTTCACTCTTAAAGATCAGTGTTCAGAGAGTCGCATGCTCAGAATGTGTATTTGTAgatattgatgccagacaaccACATATCGAATCACATGTAATTTTAAGTATAGCAAGTATGTATTCTAGACCATTAGATCCAGGAGAATACAAGTCGACCCCTCCTCTCTCATTTCTAATGACCAAGCTGGCTCTGTGTGAGAAGTAGGGAACTGAAGTGGGGTTACTGAGATGCATGTGAATCACACAAAATATAGCAATGAAGACTAGGGAATGTAAAGTCAAACTGAAGTGCTCCCAGTAGTGATAGTGAGTAACATGACTGTGACTGTTGGACCTACTTCTATTAACACTCTTTAGGTCTATTAAAAAGAGACAGAACGAGGCTACACAGCCAGCAACTGCTGCCGTTGCCTACAGAAGTGTGACAAAATTATGGTTGTTTCCATTGTTTATTTGAGTCCCTCATATTCTGGTTTAATCTTTGAAATGGCGAGCAGAACCGTCCTATTTTCAAAGAGGACTGCTTTTACCAATAAGGACAAGGTTCTGTCCTTCTTTACTGAGAATAGGCACACCCTCTAAGTCCTTTTGGTttacaaaaatcaaatcaaatgaaTATCCTTGTACACAAGCCCAAATGAGAAAGACCAACAACAATATTAGGAAAGCCTGAACTTCTGAACATTCTGTGATTCATTAAAGTGAAAACTGGCACGGGGACCTGGAGACTGAAAAATCAAACCTCGAAATTTAGGTCTTTGTTTCAATGGCAGGCTTTACTGTGCTTCTCAGTCCTGGTTGCAATTTACAGTTACTTGGGGAGCTTTAAAAAGTTAACACTGCTTGAGCCCCATCCCAGACCAATAAAGTCTGAATCTCTAAAGTCGTACTTGGATGATTAGTATCCAAAAATCTAAGCTGGGGATCAGGATCTGTATATTAATAAGAACTCTAGGTAAATCTCAGGATTGGTCAGCATGAAAAACACTTTATTAATGTAGCCTAGTAATTAGCTTTGGTTTAGTGTGTGCTATTCTTTCCCATCTTAATGGCCATCTCCTGCATTGGAAAAGGACATTTAGAATTATATAaagtcatgtttgtttgttttaaagctaGTTTTCAGGCGACAAACTAATTTGCAATACATTTGTTCATATCTATCTCAAAATAGTTTGCCACTTATTCCTTAGATAATTGAACCcttctctcttttatttattttcaggaaAATTAATCTGTTGAAGATTCCTAACAGTCGAATTCTCTGAGCCCTGGCCAGTTGTCAGCATCTCTgagacctcctcctcctcctcctaagtATCAGAGGGTGTGACAACACCTTCCCTGCTGGATGGCCACAAAGCTGTAGAAGGCTCATTTCCTGTATTCTTATATCCTTCAAGCTGGGAGTGTGGCAGGAACGTTACAGTCTCAGACCTTAGGAAAGACTGACAAATTCAGGCATAACAGGGGAAAACTCAGTTAAAATGCACCAGAGACATCCAAAACCTTTAGCAAACAGTCTCCCAGAAGAACCCAATTAAACCTCCACCATTAGTCTGCAGATCTAGGTGAGCTTTAGATAAAAAGGAGCCTTTTatccttttagaaaataaaaagcaaaatgaagatTCTTATCTCCATACCAGTATTATAAAGTAGTTTTACCATATTTATTTTCCCCAGTGTGAGAAGGgaatatagatttatttatttatatattcatctaTTTACTTAGTTAAACTTACTAAGAAGTTCTGATAAAGCAATTATGGAAAGGGCTGCTTGCTAAAGGGAGGGGAAGAACAACAATTGGCAACTTAGAAGACCACGTCCTTCTTGCTTACACACTACTGATTTTGTCCTGTAGCAGATTGTTGGAACAATACTTTCCCAGACAAGCTAAGGGACTGTGGAATGCCTCGAGGGCAATAGAAATCAAATAGAAGCAAATATCAAGTCTTGAGTGATGACGGAGGTACATTTTAAGTATCATGGAAATCTCACGGGACGGGCTCATTTTCCCACTCTGGCAACAGAGGTTGACACCACTGCAGACAAGTATTCCAACCTGTACATGTATGTAGGATTATTCCTGAGTCTCCTGGCCATTCTTCTCATCCTGCTCTTCACCATGCTTCTTCGGCTCAAACATGTCATCTCACCCATCACTGAGAGCACCGAAAGTGTTCCTCAGTTCACAGATGTAGAGATGCAAAGCCGAATTCCCACTCCTTAAAGTCGGGATGATGGTGAGACTCGGCAAATATGAGCAGACCCTGGCATGCTGACACCTAGGGAGGCTTCCTTTCTCACATGAGACTTCCCACATAACAACAAGCTGCTTGTGTTTGATGCTGTCATCCTGCCTCTTCACTGTGCTTATGAGACCTCTAAGAGGCTTAAGAGTCATTCTTTTAACAGAATATGGGAAATTGCAGCTGGCTGGGCTGGCAGGTTTCCATAGTAACCAAAAAGAGCCTGGGCCTTGAACAAACCTCAGACCACAGAAATTCATAAACAGCAGTCGTTAAAACACGAGATTCCCTGAAAGCTGCAAGAGTGAACAAGACTTTACCTTTGAATGTGTGAGGACCCCTCCCCCAGAAAAATGACAGGCTTTAATCTATTACCTTAGCCCTAAAGAATTGCTTCCCACATAACACAGACATCTCCTGACATGGAGCTAAATCACGTCACAGGTGACTGGTAAGGATTGTTCATCTTTCCTCAAAAGAGCATCGGGTTTCTTCAAAACAAAAGAGGATATTTAAAGAACCTATTacaatttaaagagaaaatttgCAGACAATGTCTAGTGAACAAATGTGTATATTGTATCTGTGTTGTTACTGTGACTGAGTGTGTAAAAACTCAGAAGACGGCAGATGTATTACTACATTCTAAGACAAGGAGCTGCCTCCAAATCAAGGAAAAATTAAGTCAAACTGTTCTCATGATAAGGATTTCTACTTTACACATGCAGTTTCCTTATTGCCCTCCCACGATTGAGTTGCATATGAATATGAACTTGATTTGAAGGCGGACTTGGCAAAGAAGACCCAAATGTATTTCAAAGCAGAAATGAAGTGGTCTTGGGATCTGTTACTGGATGACTGTGACTTTGACCGAAGCCTGCCAGCTTTCTGGGTCTCACGTTTTTCTTGCTGAAAACTGTTCAGAGAGCTATTTCCTCATCAGTTTTTAGATATGAGCATAAGACAAACTGAGATGAAGGGAGATAGGACTAAAAGTTACCCTGCAACAGATTCTTTATAAGATCAATGTCTTCAAATATTACATCTGTCTTTCCCAGAAAATgttcctcccttccccatccctgccaaacaaaaaaaaactgaagtGTTCCACTTATTATCTATAagagaaatatattttgaaaatttccatTCTCGTGAGTAGCTCTAGTGTGCCAGTAATggataatttaattaaaaaaacttgactttccaaaataaaaccaaaggagATGAGTGACGTTTACAAATTAGAAATTGCAAAATTGGTTATAGTTTTGCCACCAAAGACATGGTATACCTGTCTTAGattttacctgcacacacacacacatgctcacacacacacacacacacacacacacacatgctcacacacacacacacacgcacacatgcacacacacacacacacacacacacacacacacacacgaatgagcTGTCCCTTGTAATTAAAGCGTGGTCATCAAATTTCATGGAATTCCCTTAGGGACCAAGCTGCTGATATAAAAATGGAATGGATGCGAAACATGGCACCTGTGCCAGGCATGTATCATTTTAGTGTGCAACCAGTTTAGGTTGGTCCCTTTACTGTGATCTAAATCTAGCATGGTGGTGAAATTCCCAAGTGCATTCTACTTTTATCCACAGTCATTTGCCAATGCTCGCCTCTCCAAGGGGCTGCACAGTGTAAAATCCCCACATGAAGAACTAAACTTAGCAGCTAGGCTGCCTGCCACACCTGTTACAACTGTGCACCGTCAGAGAGAGCAGCTGCATTCTGCATGATTCATAAGAAATTAGCAGGTAGGCTAAGACTTGGATAGGACTTTGAGatttatattttccaaaatgCAAAGTCACTCTTACAGGAATACATATTGGTTGGTTAAGTTGTGTCTATATCTGGTACTCAGACTCCAtggacttttaaaatgttttacttttaacCTTGCATTGGCTGGCAATATAGCCAAGAACTTAAGGGCACGGGTTACCTCCTCCCCCCATTCCAGTTTCTCCTTTTTGTGCTCACAGTATTCAAATGCACTTTACAGTAGAGAAGTCAGTGGCTGGAAAATAGTAAATCTAGTTACACATCCAACAACAGTGCACAGCAAGCTCCACACTGTCTTGCAGAACCCGATAAAGATGCAGTCTGCATTAGCGCACCACCCCAGCCTAAACTTCAGAATATTAAAATTGCTTTGGAAGTACTACGCTAGGGGATGATTCCTAATTTATGATCACGTTGCTCACCAAGCAAACAACCACCCTCTTTCATCACAACAACCCCTATGGGATCCAGATCTTAACTTAGCAGTAATCAAGCACACAGCAGAGATTACACCAAAATAGTAATGTAATTCACCCCAGTTTCACGTGATATGATATGAATGGAAATGCATTTAAGCAGATGTGTCATCGTGGTAACTCACAAGGTATTTGATCTTTAGGAAAATACACGGAATGCTTTTATGACAGCAAAGAAAAGAACatctatctctatttctattCAAGTATGATGTATCCTCAAATGTATTAATTAGCATATTACCACTTTAAAAGTCAGCTTATAATAATCAGTGGGCAcaattcaaatttatttttctgtgcaaAATAGAGACTTGACAATTCTCTGCCCCATTCTATTCTCCCTCAAATGGCATACTTTCTGAGATATGAACCGTTAGGTCATTTACATGTACAgtactctattttttaaaaaaacactttatTGGGCCATATGTATATTAAAAATGCTCATATGTCAACAATTTCCAGCAATTTAGCCTGATACAAACACCACCTGAATTCtccaaataaaatacaatattaatacGGGTTCTACTAATGATGTACATTGCATATATTTCAGGGTCATTAATCATATGAAACAAGGCATATTGCAAAGGGTTATGGATTATATATTGAGCAACAAATTCTAATGTTAAGCAAGTAAAGATGGGTTTATCCAGTCTCACCTCTCCATCCTTGCCAAATTCAAAATTCTGGACTTCAGTAACTAATTTTGAATGTGCAGATCCCACAATATTTATTAAATAGGTAGAAGGGGTCcatttaatacatttaaaagttATATTAAGTAATACATTTTATTCAACCACATTTGTACAGGGTaactgtggggttttttgtttttgcaaaaaTGAAAGTTGTGTGGGAAAATTGGAAATTCTTTGGTTTTAACATGATTTTACTTGAATTAGATTCACATTGTATTAAAACAGAATCAGATTTATATTAATGTTCAGCATGTTGCTTTGATCCCTGTATAATAAGCGCTGACGCTTTTGTTTGCTGGTAACAAATGTCTGTCCTCTGAAGATGTAAATGGCACCGCATTAGCTTCTTTATTgcaatataaattataataaCTGTGACATATTTGTGGGATTTATCTTTTGGAGGCCTCATTATTATTTGGTATTTCCTAACTTCCCAGTTTTCATTCTTTTGCCACTTGCAAACTGATGGGCAAACTTGTTTATTTAGCATGATATGAAAACTAGAATACCATTTGACTATGTAAATGTGAGTAAATGTGAAGGACAAgggagatcacacacacacacacacacacacacaccacaataggatattttttttaaaaatagacttccatattttattttatgtgtataagtagtGTGCCAGCATTTATGCATGTGCACCATGCTTATGCCTGGtcccctcagaggtcagaagaggatttcctgtccctggaactggatttaggAATGGTTGTAAACTACGTGAGTACTAAGAATCTCCCCTGTGGAGAGGGGctctggagacatggctcagtggttaagagcactgactgctcttccagaggccctgagttcaaatcccagcaaccacatggtggctcccaaccatctgtaatgggattcgatgccctcttctggtgtgtctgaagacagtgacagtgtactcatataaaataaataaatacatccttaaaaaaaatccaacctgGGGCCTCTATAAGGAAAggtgttcttaacttctgagccatcaaTCCAACCCGATAAGACACATTTTAAATGGAGCTTCCATTTTGTGCTTTCATTCAACAGTACAGGAGACATGAGAAATTTGTAAGTTATTCATACTTctacagaaacaaaaatcaagactgCACAGCAAGTCG
The window above is part of the Rattus norvegicus strain BN/NHsdMcwi chromosome X, GRCr8, whole genome shotgun sequence genome. Proteins encoded here:
- the Sertm2 gene encoding serine-rich and transmembrane domain-containing 2; this translates as MTEVHFKYHGNLTGRAHFPTLATEVDTTADKYSNLYMYVGLFLSLLAILLILLFTMLLRLKHVISPITESTESVPQFTDVEMQSRIPTP